The Nitrospira sp. SG-bin1 sequence ACGATGGATTCCGAGCATTCCATGATGACGGCGGCCGGAGCTGCCGGTGCGACGGGGGCGCGTGTGTTTAGCGCGACATCCAGCCAAGGACTCTTGTACGCATTCGAGCTGCTCTATTCGGTCTCCGGCTGGCGCGTTCCTCTCGTAGTGGTGAACGTCTCGCGGGCGCTGGCCGCTCCTATCACGCTTGAGCCGGATCACAACGACGTATTGGCGGCGCGAGATTCCGGGTTTCTGCAGATCCACGCCGAGACCTGCCAGGAAGTGCTGGACTCGATTCTCATGGCCTATCGGATTGCAGAGGATGAACGGGTCATGCTGCCCGTCATCGTGAATCTGGACGGCTTCTATTTGTCCTTTACCCGCGAGCCGGTGGCTGTGCCGGATCTGGATAAGGTGAAGCAATTTTTGCGGCCCTTCCGTCCCACCCATCTCGGGTTTAAAGCTTCAGCTCCCCATGCTCTGGGGACGGCGGTGCTCGGCGGTTCGGCCTACAGTTATTTCCGACATCAGATTCATTTGGCATCGATGAACGCCCTGCGTGTCCATGAAGAGGCGGCGGTGGAGTTCGAACGGTTGTTTGGCCGTCGCTATGGTCTCGTGGAGAGGTATCGACTTGATGACGCGGAGGATGTGCTGATCATGACCAATGCGTTCGCGAGCAAGGGCAAGGCGGCAGTGGATGCAGCGAGGAATGAAGGCCGTAAAGTCGGTCTACTCCGGCTGCGCGTGATCCGACCATGGCCGGCCGATGATATCCGTCATGCACTGCAAGGCAGGCGGGCTGTCGCAGTTCTGGACCAGAATGTCTCTCCAGGGCAGGGAGGCATCCTCTTTCAGGAAATCGCGGCCTGTCTCTACCACGAACCGTTACGGCCGCGCGCGCTCTGTTCATTCATCGGCGGTCTCGGTGGAAAGGATATTTCTGACGGTGAGTTTCACGCGATGTTCGAACAGACGGCCGAAGCCGGAGTACGCGGCAATGGAATCGGGCCAGTGTTGCTTTACACGGAAGCCGAGCATCGGAACATGTTGGAAATTCAAATGCTGGCGACAGGACCTCCGATGGGTGGCTGAGAGTCAATAGTCGGGGCGCATTCATATGCCATGGCAACGTGAGACATATAAGAAAATTAAACAAATCCCGCGGGAGGAATACGTCTTGGCGGGGACGTCTCTCTGCGCCGGGTGCGGGGGATTAGAGGCGCTGCGGTTGGCCGCAAAAGTGTTGGGTGACAACGTAGTGTACGTGAACGCAGCCGGCTGCTTTACCATGCTGGCGGCCTATCCCTACACACCGTTTAAAGGTTCCTGGCTCTACGCCACGATGGGGTCAGCGCCGGCCGGCGCGCAAGGTGTGCGCGACGCGCTTGATATCCTGATCGCTAAGGGGCGGTTGCCGAAAAACGAGGATCTGAAAGCCGTGGTGTTGGGAGGGGATGGGTC is a genomic window containing:
- a CDS encoding pyruvate synthase — its product is MDGEMMTGNLAAAWGARLADVDYIPAFPITPQTEIIEALAAWCQSGELAARLVTMDSEHSMMTAAGAAGATGARVFSATSSQGLLYAFELLYSVSGWRVPLVVVNVSRALAAPITLEPDHNDVLAARDSGFLQIHAETCQEVLDSILMAYRIAEDERVMLPVIVNLDGFYLSFTREPVAVPDLDKVKQFLRPFRPTHLGFKASAPHALGTAVLGGSAYSYFRHQIHLASMNALRVHEEAAVEFERLFGRRYGLVERYRLDDAEDVLIMTNAFASKGKAAVDAARNEGRKVGLLRLRVIRPWPADDIRHALQGRRAVAVLDQNVSPGQGGILFQEIAACLYHEPLRPRALCSFIGGLGGKDISDGEFHAMFEQTAEAGVRGNGIGPVLLYTEAEHRNMLEIQMLATGPPMGG